The following proteins are encoded in a genomic region of Streptomyces collinus Tu 365:
- a CDS encoding redoxin family protein — MRIGELARRAGTTVKAVRYYESLGLIAPARLANGYRDCTGDDVRLVREIRSLHGLGIPVERTRPFLECLAAGSAHADDCPASLASYREAIDELGERIEALTARRATLITQLNAAAHRGSGAGAAEASGSRAEDYLTLPAGLPAPEADGAAEHLPGTRMPGLALPGTAGRAVRLDRLGPRRAVIYVYPLTGRPGTDLPEGWSSIPGARGCTAEACGFRDHFRDLLEAGAGRVFGLSSQDAGYQSEVVERLGLPFAMLSDPAFDLAEALGLPTFEAGGTRLYKRLTMIVRDGVIEHVFHPVFPPDQHAEQVLIWLRENPPAEPAVRGGAGAPPSRRKPGGGTAPAAPMVPA; from the coding sequence ATGAGGATCGGTGAGCTCGCCCGTCGGGCCGGTACGACGGTCAAGGCGGTGCGGTACTACGAGTCGCTGGGGCTGATCGCGCCCGCGCGGCTGGCCAACGGATACCGGGACTGCACCGGGGACGACGTACGGCTGGTGCGGGAGATCCGCTCGCTGCACGGGCTGGGCATCCCCGTGGAGCGCACCCGGCCGTTCCTGGAGTGCCTGGCGGCCGGCAGCGCGCACGCCGACGACTGTCCGGCCTCGCTGGCGAGCTACCGGGAGGCCATCGACGAGCTCGGCGAGCGCATCGAGGCGCTGACCGCGCGCCGCGCGACGCTGATCACCCAGCTGAACGCGGCCGCCCACCGGGGCAGTGGCGCCGGGGCGGCCGAGGCGAGCGGGTCGCGGGCCGAGGACTACCTCACGCTGCCCGCCGGCCTGCCCGCGCCCGAGGCCGACGGCGCGGCGGAGCACCTGCCCGGGACGCGGATGCCGGGGCTCGCGCTGCCCGGCACGGCGGGCCGGGCCGTCCGGCTCGACCGGCTCGGGCCCCGGCGAGCGGTGATCTACGTCTATCCCCTCACCGGCCGCCCCGGCACCGACCTGCCCGAGGGCTGGAGCTCGATCCCTGGCGCCCGCGGCTGCACGGCCGAGGCATGCGGGTTCCGCGACCACTTCCGGGACCTCCTCGAAGCGGGCGCCGGGCGGGTGTTCGGGCTGTCCAGCCAGGACGCGGGATACCAGAGCGAGGTCGTGGAGCGGCTCGGGCTGCCGTTCGCCATGTTGTCCGACCCGGCCTTCGACCTGGCCGAGGCGCTGGGGCTGCCGACGTTCGAGGCCGGCGGGACGCGGCTGTACAAGCGGCTGACGATGATCGTCCGGGACGGCGTGATCGAGCACGTCTTCCATCCGGTCTTCCCACCGGACCAGCACGCCGAGCAGGTCCTGATCTGGCTGCGCGAGAACCCGCCGGCGGAGCCGGCCGTCCGAGGAGGAGCCGGGGCGCCGCCGTCCCGCCGGAAACCCGGTGGAGGCACTGCGCCCGCCGCGCCTATGGTCCCGGCATGA
- a CDS encoding TAXI family TRAP transporter solute-binding subunit — translation MSMVFPRVSRRRALQSAAAGVVALGLLLWWLLPLGEKPPSGTIVFSTGTPRGVYQEYGERLRTELRKDMPGLKVKLLNSAGSQENVQRVANGTADVTIAAADAVETYTLRHPAAAARLRGVARLYDDYVQLIVPRDSTVDSVADLRHKRVAIGLPDSGVRLIANRVLRAAGIDPRKDVTPVSDGIDTGPERLRQGKIDAFFWSGGLPTKGLMGLAEKSAFKFVPIDGDLVARLHAGGEVDRYYRATSIPESAYRSVQRGSAVPTIAVSNVLITRKDMDPRLTEWLTRTVIKSRDGIGAHVHSAQLVDLRTAIYTDPLPLQEGARRYYQSVKP, via the coding sequence ATGTCCATGGTGTTCCCCCGTGTCAGCAGGCGCCGGGCGCTGCAGAGCGCGGCCGCCGGCGTCGTCGCCCTCGGGCTGCTGCTGTGGTGGCTGCTGCCGCTGGGCGAGAAGCCGCCGAGCGGGACGATCGTCTTCAGCACGGGCACACCGCGCGGCGTCTACCAGGAGTACGGCGAGCGGCTGCGCACCGAGCTGCGCAAGGACATGCCGGGACTGAAGGTGAAGCTGCTGAACAGCGCCGGTTCGCAGGAGAACGTCCAGCGGGTGGCGAACGGCACCGCCGACGTCACGATCGCGGCGGCCGACGCGGTGGAGACGTACACGCTGCGGCATCCGGCCGCGGCCGCCCGGCTGCGCGGAGTGGCCCGGCTCTACGACGACTACGTGCAGCTCATCGTGCCGCGCGACTCGACGGTCGACAGCGTCGCGGACCTGCGGCACAAGCGGGTGGCGATCGGGCTGCCCGACTCGGGGGTGCGGCTGATCGCGAACCGGGTCCTGCGGGCCGCGGGGATCGACCCGCGCAAGGACGTCACACCGGTGTCGGACGGCATAGACACCGGCCCCGAACGGCTGCGGCAGGGGAAGATCGACGCCTTCTTCTGGTCGGGCGGGCTGCCCACCAAGGGGCTGATGGGGCTGGCCGAGAAGTCCGCCTTCAAGTTCGTGCCGATCGACGGCGACCTCGTCGCCAGGCTGCACGCGGGCGGTGAGGTGGACCGCTACTACCGGGCCACCAGCATTCCCGAGTCGGCGTACCGCTCCGTGCAGCGGGGGTCGGCGGTCCCGACGATCGCGGTGTCCAACGTGCTGATCACCCGCAAGGACATGGACCCCCGGCTGACCGAGTGGCTGACCCGCACGGTGATCAAGAGCCGGGACGGCATCGGCGCCCACGTCCATTCCGCCCAGCTCGTCGACCTGCGCACCGCGATCTACACCGATCCGCTGCCCTTGCAGGAGGGCGCCCGGCGCTACTACCAGTCGGTCAAGCCCTGA
- a CDS encoding MarR family winged helix-turn-helix transcriptional regulator codes for MSDALDASLRLVRAQTAVVRRFDARLGGLHGVSLADFTMLLRLGQAPGGRMRRVDLAEALGLTASGVTRGLAPLERIGLVTREPDARDARVAYASLTGTGRQLLKEMLATAEETATEVFAAPGWSEDEVGLLAALLTRLGGTGLLGGGGAAHRPAP; via the coding sequence ATGAGTGACGCCCTGGACGCGTCACTGCGGCTCGTGCGGGCGCAGACCGCGGTCGTACGGCGGTTCGACGCCCGGCTGGGCGGGCTGCACGGGGTGAGCCTCGCCGACTTCACGATGCTGCTGCGCCTGGGGCAGGCGCCCGGCGGCCGGATGCGCCGGGTGGACCTCGCCGAGGCGCTGGGGCTGACCGCCTCCGGGGTGACCCGGGGGCTGGCCCCGCTGGAGCGGATCGGGCTGGTGACCCGCGAGCCGGACGCCCGTGACGCGCGCGTGGCGTACGCGTCGCTCACCGGGACCGGGCGGCAGCTCCTGAAGGAGATGCTGGCCACGGCCGAGGAGACGGCCACGGAGGTCTTCGCCGCTCCCGGCTGGAGCGAGGACGAGGTCGGGCTGCTGGCCGCCCTGCTGACCCGGCTGGGCGGTACGGGACTCCTGGGTGGAGGCGGCGCGGCGCACCGACCGGCGCCCTGA
- a CDS encoding amino acid ABC transporter permease, protein MSSVLYDAQGPRAKRRNFLYTAGFLVVLAAVLWWVYKGLDDKGQWEWVLWKPFFSGTEAYSAYIWPGLQNTLKAAALAMVIALPLGAALGIARLSDHAWIRVPVATVVEFFRAIPVLVLMIFGLALFAAYTDVSSDDRPLYAVVTGLVLYNASVLAEIVRAGILALPKGQSEAAMAIGLRKNQVMRLILLPQSVTAMLPAIVSQLVVIVKDTALGGAVLTFPELLASANTMSAYYGANTIASFTVVAVIYVVINFSLTSFASWLERRLRQGKKSTGAVLGVDDTANIAGAAGTGIAA, encoded by the coding sequence ATGAGTTCGGTCCTGTACGACGCCCAGGGCCCGCGGGCCAAGCGGCGCAACTTCCTGTACACGGCGGGCTTCCTCGTCGTCCTCGCGGCCGTCCTGTGGTGGGTCTACAAGGGGCTCGACGACAAGGGCCAGTGGGAGTGGGTCCTCTGGAAGCCGTTCTTCAGCGGCACCGAGGCCTACTCGGCGTACATCTGGCCCGGTCTGCAGAACACCCTCAAGGCCGCGGCCCTGGCCATGGTCATCGCGCTCCCGCTCGGCGCCGCGCTCGGCATCGCCCGGCTCTCGGACCACGCGTGGATACGGGTCCCGGTGGCGACGGTCGTGGAGTTCTTCCGGGCGATCCCGGTGCTGGTCCTGATGATCTTCGGGCTGGCCCTGTTCGCCGCGTACACCGACGTCAGTTCGGACGACCGTCCCCTGTACGCGGTCGTCACCGGTCTGGTGCTGTACAACGCGTCCGTGCTCGCGGAGATCGTCCGCGCGGGCATCCTCGCGCTGCCGAAGGGCCAGTCCGAGGCGGCCATGGCGATCGGCCTGCGCAAGAACCAGGTCATGCGGCTCATCCTGCTGCCGCAGTCGGTCACCGCCATGCTCCCGGCGATCGTCAGCCAGCTGGTCGTCATCGTGAAGGACACGGCGCTCGGCGGCGCGGTCCTGACCTTCCCCGAACTCCTCGCCTCGGCGAACACGATGAGCGCGTACTACGGCGCCAACACCATCGCCTCCTTCACGGTCGTCGCGGTCATCTACGTGGTCATCAACTTCTCGCTGACCTCGTTCGCGAGCTGGCTGGAGCGGCGGCTGCGGCAGGGCAAGAAGTCGACCGGAGCGGTGCTCGGCGTCGACGACACGGCGAACATCGCCGGCGCGGCGGGGACGGGCATCGCGGCCTGA
- a CDS encoding response regulator transcription factor → MRLLLVEDDNHVAAALSAVLARHGFDVTHARSGEEALQALVPEGAGFGVVLLDLGLPDQDGYEVCGKIRKRTTIPVIMVTARSDVRSRIHGLNLGADDYVVKPYDTGELLARIHAVSRRTVHEDAAAGAETALRLGAVHIELPTRQVSVDGSVVQLTRKEFDLLALLAQRPGVVFRREQIISEVWRTSWEGTGRTLEVHVASLRSKLRMPALIETVRGVGYRLVAPAA, encoded by the coding sequence ATGAGACTGCTGCTCGTCGAGGACGACAACCACGTCGCGGCCGCCCTGTCCGCGGTTCTGGCGCGGCACGGATTCGACGTCACCCACGCGCGCAGCGGCGAGGAGGCCCTCCAGGCGCTCGTCCCGGAAGGCGCCGGCTTCGGGGTGGTCCTGCTCGACCTCGGCCTGCCCGACCAGGACGGCTACGAGGTATGCGGCAAGATCCGCAAGCGCACCACCATCCCCGTCATCATGGTCACCGCCCGCTCCGACGTCCGCTCCCGGATCCACGGGCTGAACCTCGGCGCCGACGACTACGTGGTCAAGCCGTACGACACCGGGGAACTGCTCGCTCGCATCCACGCCGTCAGCCGGCGCACCGTCCACGAGGACGCCGCGGCGGGCGCCGAGACCGCGCTGCGGCTCGGGGCCGTGCACATCGAACTGCCGACCCGCCAGGTCAGCGTGGACGGTTCGGTCGTCCAGCTGACCCGCAAGGAGTTCGACCTCCTCGCGCTGCTCGCCCAGCGCCCCGGGGTCGTCTTCCGGCGGGAGCAGATCATCAGCGAGGTCTGGCGGACCAGTTGGGAGGGCACGGGCCGCACCCTGGAGGTGCACGTCGCCTCCCTGCGCTCCAAGCTGCGCATGCCCGCGCTGATCGAGACCGTGCGCGGCGTCGGCTACCGGCTCGTCGCTCCGGCCGCGTAG
- a CDS encoding sensor histidine kinase yields MRTRLLPLLIVLMAAVLLALGVPLAVSVAAGEQQRVVVDRIDDTARFAALAQYVTDAPSGSRPTAPDERQETLRRELDSYYGVYGIRAGVFYRNGSAMANAPGDWLVPQTGEVREAFGEALLSRRSHDPRQVWPWQRSRLIVASPVIRDGDVVAVVVTDSPTGQMRSRILRGWLLIGAGEIAAMLLAVGAALRLTGWVLKPVRILDATTHDIATGRLKSRVAVGGGPPELRRLARSFNEMADNVEDVLEQQRAFVADASHQLRNPLSALLLRIELLSLELPEGNEEIASVRTEGKRLAQVLDDLLDLALAEHTEADLAVTDIGALTEERVAAWSPAAAAKGVRLAGDCPPTTGWADPITLSSALDAVIDNAVKFTPEGGTVDVAVSSDGAVTTVVVTDTGPGLTDDELARVGDRFWRSGRHQNVKGSGLGLSITRTLLAAGGGSITYAHHEPSGLTVTVSVPRHPETHQALSVRA; encoded by the coding sequence GTGCGCACACGGCTCCTGCCGCTGCTCATCGTCCTGATGGCGGCCGTGCTCCTCGCCCTCGGCGTGCCGCTGGCCGTCAGTGTCGCCGCCGGCGAGCAGCAGCGAGTCGTCGTCGACCGGATCGACGACACCGCACGCTTCGCCGCGCTCGCCCAGTACGTCACCGACGCGCCCAGCGGCTCCCGGCCCACCGCCCCGGACGAGCGCCAGGAGACCCTCCGCCGCGAACTGGACAGCTACTACGGCGTCTACGGCATCCGCGCGGGCGTCTTCTACCGCAACGGTTCCGCCATGGCCAACGCCCCCGGCGACTGGCTGGTCCCGCAGACGGGGGAGGTCAGGGAGGCGTTCGGCGAGGCACTGCTGAGCCGCCGCAGCCACGACCCCCGGCAGGTGTGGCCCTGGCAGCGCAGCCGGCTCATCGTCGCCTCGCCGGTGATCCGGGACGGCGACGTCGTCGCGGTGGTGGTCACCGACTCGCCCACCGGGCAGATGCGGTCACGGATCCTGCGCGGCTGGCTGCTCATCGGGGCGGGGGAGATCGCCGCGATGCTGCTCGCCGTCGGCGCCGCGCTGCGGCTGACCGGCTGGGTGCTCAAGCCGGTGCGGATCCTGGACGCGACCACCCACGACATCGCCACCGGGCGTCTGAAGTCCCGCGTCGCGGTCGGCGGCGGACCGCCGGAACTCAGACGGCTGGCCCGGTCGTTCAACGAGATGGCGGACAACGTCGAGGACGTGCTGGAGCAGCAGCGGGCCTTCGTCGCGGACGCCTCGCACCAGTTGCGCAACCCGCTCTCGGCGCTGCTGCTGCGCATCGAACTGCTCTCCCTCGAACTCCCCGAGGGCAACGAGGAGATCGCATCGGTCCGCACCGAGGGCAAACGGCTCGCGCAGGTCCTGGACGACCTGCTCGACCTGGCGCTGGCCGAGCACACGGAGGCCGACCTCGCGGTGACCGACATCGGCGCCCTGACCGAGGAGCGGGTGGCCGCCTGGTCACCGGCCGCCGCCGCCAAGGGCGTCCGGCTCGCCGGCGACTGCCCGCCCACCACCGGCTGGGCCGACCCGATCACCCTGTCCAGCGCGCTGGACGCGGTGATCGACAACGCCGTGAAGTTCACCCCCGAGGGCGGCACGGTCGACGTCGCCGTGTCCTCCGACGGCGCGGTCACGACGGTCGTGGTCACCGACACCGGGCCGGGCCTCACCGACGACGAACTCGCGCGCGTGGGCGACCGTTTCTGGCGCAGCGGCCGCCATCAGAACGTCAAGGGCTCGGGCCTCGGCCTGTCCATCACCCGCACCCTGCTCGCGGCCGGCGGCGGCTCGATCACCTATGCGCACCACGAACCGAGCGGACTGACGGTCACGGTGTCCGTGCCACGGCACCCCGAGACCCACCAGGCCCTGTCCGTCAGGGCTTGA
- a CDS encoding amino acid ABC transporter permease has protein sequence MFDFLDKYDVLGAFWTTVQLTLLSAAGSLVWGTLLAAMRVGPVPLMRGFGTAYVNIVRNIPLTVIILFASLGLKDTLRITLGSDQVDTSNFRLAVLGLVVYTSAFVCEAIRSGINTVPVGQAEAARAIGLSFTQVLGLVVLPQAFRAAVGPLTNVLIALTKNTTVAAAIGVAEAALLMKEMVENEAQLLLISAVIAFGFCCLTLPTGLVLGWVGKKVAVKR, from the coding sequence GTGTTCGACTTTCTTGACAAGTACGACGTGCTGGGAGCCTTCTGGACGACAGTGCAGCTGACGCTGCTGTCGGCCGCGGGCTCCCTGGTCTGGGGCACTCTGCTGGCCGCCATGCGGGTGGGCCCGGTGCCGCTCATGCGCGGTTTCGGCACCGCCTACGTGAACATCGTGCGGAACATCCCGCTCACGGTGATCATCCTGTTCGCCTCGCTCGGCCTGAAGGACACCCTGCGCATCACCCTGGGGTCGGACCAGGTCGACACGTCCAACTTCCGGCTCGCCGTACTCGGTCTGGTCGTCTACACGTCGGCCTTCGTCTGCGAGGCGATCCGCTCCGGCATCAACACGGTGCCGGTCGGGCAGGCCGAGGCGGCCCGGGCCATCGGCCTGAGCTTCACGCAGGTCCTGGGCCTCGTCGTACTGCCGCAGGCCTTCCGTGCGGCCGTCGGGCCGCTGACCAACGTGCTGATCGCGTTGACGAAGAACACGACCGTGGCGGCCGCGATCGGCGTGGCGGAGGCGGCGCTCCTGATGAAGGAGATGGTGGAGAACGAGGCCCAGCTGCTGCTGATCTCCGCGGTCATCGCCTTCGGGTTCTGCTGCCTGACGCTGCCGACCGGTCTGGTCCTCGGCTGGGTGGGCAAGAAGGTGGCGGTGAAGCGATGA
- a CDS encoding DUF6204 family protein, whose protein sequence is MNTRTFRITVRGVFDGLTEAQRAELLADAAQHDMLRAAFTPEGHLSYDIAARPAFVFRFSDTGEEEEDILEATERAEEAAKAWLTERGYGFKKLKSSAEDLSQAPLGKRQRRAMRADGA, encoded by the coding sequence ATGAATACCCGGACCTTCCGTATCACCGTCCGCGGCGTCTTCGACGGGCTCACCGAGGCCCAGCGGGCCGAACTGCTCGCGGACGCCGCCCAGCACGACATGCTGCGCGCAGCCTTCACGCCCGAGGGACACCTCAGTTACGACATCGCCGCCCGGCCCGCCTTCGTCTTCCGCTTCTCGGACACCGGCGAGGAAGAGGAGGACATCCTGGAGGCGACCGAACGGGCCGAGGAGGCGGCGAAGGCGTGGCTGACCGAGCGCGGTTACGGCTTCAAGAAGCTGAAATCCAGTGCGGAGGACCTCTCCCAGGCGCCCCTGGGCAAGCGGCAGCGGCGCGCCATGCGTGCGGACGGCGCATGA
- a CDS encoding MazG nucleotide pyrophosphohydrolase domain-containing protein, producing MSTSPACLVVEFHTAFGLDARTTPTEVTPALAAHRGELLAEEAAEVAEVSVEGPLDRLAHELADVVYVAYGTALVHGIDLDEVIAEIHRANMSKLGPGGEVARRADGKVLKGEHYRAPDVAAVLRRQGWTPGGA from the coding sequence ATGAGCACTTCGCCCGCCTGCCTCGTCGTCGAGTTCCACACCGCCTTCGGCCTGGACGCCCGTACCACGCCGACGGAGGTGACGCCTGCCCTGGCCGCGCACCGAGGGGAGCTGCTCGCCGAGGAGGCGGCCGAGGTCGCGGAGGTGTCGGTCGAGGGGCCGCTGGACCGGCTCGCGCATGAGCTGGCGGACGTGGTGTACGTGGCGTACGGCACCGCCCTGGTCCACGGGATCGACCTGGACGAGGTGATCGCCGAGATCCACCGCGCCAACATGAGCAAGCTGGGGCCCGGCGGCGAGGTCGCCCGCCGCGCCGACGGCAAGGTCCTCAAGGGCGAGCACTACCGGGCACCGGACGTGGCGGCGGTCCTGCGCCGCCAGGGCTGGACCCCCGGCGGCGCCTGA
- a CDS encoding amino acid ABC transporter ATP-binding protein, translating to MTEVSVAKEDVAASGELVVLKSVNKHFGALHVLQDIDLTISRGEVVVVIGPSGSGKSTLCRTINRLETIDSGAITIDGKALPHEGKELARLRADVGMVFQSFNLFAHKTVLENVMLGQIKVRKADKKQAEEKARALLDRVGVGTQADKYPAQLSGGQQQRVAIARALAMGPKVMLFDEPTSALDPEMINEVLEVMQQLAREGMTMIVVTHEMGFARSAANRVVFMADGRIVEQSTPDQFFSNPRSDRAKDFLSKILHH from the coding sequence ATGACCGAAGTATCGGTGGCCAAGGAGGACGTGGCCGCGTCCGGCGAACTGGTCGTCCTGAAGAGCGTCAACAAGCACTTCGGCGCGTTGCACGTGCTCCAGGACATCGACCTGACGATCTCCCGCGGTGAGGTCGTCGTGGTCATCGGGCCTTCCGGGTCCGGCAAGTCGACCCTGTGCCGCACCATCAACCGCCTGGAGACCATCGACTCGGGCGCCATCACCATCGACGGCAAGGCGCTGCCCCACGAGGGCAAGGAGCTGGCCAGGCTGCGCGCCGACGTCGGGATGGTCTTCCAGTCCTTCAACCTGTTCGCGCACAAGACCGTGCTCGAGAACGTGATGCTGGGCCAGATCAAGGTCCGCAAGGCGGACAAGAAGCAGGCCGAGGAGAAGGCGCGGGCCCTGCTCGACCGGGTCGGCGTGGGCACCCAGGCCGACAAGTACCCGGCGCAGCTGTCCGGCGGCCAGCAGCAGCGTGTGGCCATCGCCCGGGCGCTGGCGATGGGCCCGAAGGTCATGCTCTTCGACGAGCCGACCTCGGCCCTGGACCCCGAGATGATCAACGAGGTCCTGGAGGTCATGCAGCAGCTCGCCCGCGAGGGCATGACCATGATCGTCGTCACCCACGAGATGGGCTTCGCGCGTTCGGCCGCGAACCGGGTCGTCTTCATGGCCGACGGCCGCATCGTCGAGCAGTCCACGCCCGACCAGTTCTTCAGCAACCCGCGCAGCGACCGGGCCAAGGACTTCCTGTCGAAGATCCTGCACCACTGA
- a CDS encoding PP2C family protein-serine/threonine phosphatase → MQYVAVTALSHPGLLRRRNEDSLVVGPWTLCATVTENAQTLVFPLGTPLVVAVADGLGGHPGGDVASALVVRRLAGLGSALATEDDVHDALTACNRAVYRTAGEDPGSELAAMGTTVAGAVVRGDSAMVFNVGDSRVFAAPPEGLRQVSLDDSPPLEPGRRTTSIVTQCLGGTRTYRAVRPHVTTLPLSPGDRWLICTDGLTDPVPEDEIADVLRTHDDGRAAFELWKAAMAAGGPDNVTLAIVRVGGD, encoded by the coding sequence ATGCAGTACGTCGCGGTGACCGCGCTGAGCCACCCCGGGCTGCTCCGCCGGCGGAACGAGGACAGCCTCGTCGTCGGCCCCTGGACCCTGTGCGCCACGGTCACCGAGAACGCCCAGACCCTGGTCTTCCCGCTCGGCACCCCGCTCGTCGTCGCGGTCGCCGACGGGCTCGGCGGACATCCCGGCGGCGACGTGGCCAGCGCGCTCGTCGTCCGCCGTCTCGCCGGTCTCGGCTCCGCCCTCGCCACCGAGGACGACGTCCACGACGCCCTCACCGCCTGCAACCGCGCCGTGTACCGGACGGCCGGCGAGGACCCGGGGAGCGAACTCGCCGCCATGGGCACGACGGTCGCGGGAGCCGTCGTACGGGGCGACTCCGCGATGGTGTTCAACGTCGGCGACAGCCGGGTCTTCGCGGCGCCGCCGGAGGGACTGCGGCAGGTCAGCCTCGACGACAGCCCCCCGCTCGAACCCGGGCGGCGCACCACCTCGATCGTCACCCAGTGCCTCGGCGGCACCCGCACCTACCGTGCCGTGCGCCCCCATGTGACGACGCTGCCCCTGTCGCCCGGCGACCGCTGGCTCATCTGTACCGACGGCCTCACCGACCCGGTGCCCGAGGACGAAATCGCCGACGTGCTGCGCACCCACGACGACGGCCGGGCCGCCTTCGAGCTGTGGAAGGCCGCGATGGCCGCGGGCGGCCCGGACAACGTCACGCTGGCCATCGTGCGCGTCGGCGGCGATTAG
- a CDS encoding glutamate ABC transporter substrate-binding protein: MKLRKVTAASAVVLALAVSATACGGDKKDDGGSGGGKKITVGIKFDQPGIGQKTPQGYSGFDVDVATYVAKKLGYSPDQIEWKESKSADRETMLQRGDVDFIAASYSITPERQQKVDFAGPYLLAHQDVLIRADDSSIKSAGDLNKKKLCSVTGSTSAQNVKDKLAPKAQLQQYPTYSACLTGLQSKAIDALTTDDSILAGYAAQAQFKGKFKLGGLKMTNENYGIGVKKGSDLKAKINKALESMVSDGSWQKAVDKNFGPAGYKNEPAPKIGDIKS, from the coding sequence ATGAAGCTCCGCAAGGTCACCGCCGCCTCGGCCGTCGTGCTCGCCCTTGCCGTGTCCGCGACCGCGTGCGGCGGCGACAAGAAGGACGACGGCGGCTCCGGCGGCGGCAAGAAGATCACCGTCGGTATCAAGTTCGACCAGCCCGGCATCGGCCAGAAGACCCCGCAGGGCTACTCCGGCTTCGACGTCGACGTGGCCACCTACGTCGCCAAGAAGCTCGGCTACAGCCCCGACCAGATCGAGTGGAAGGAGTCGAAGAGCGCCGACCGCGAGACCATGCTGCAGCGCGGTGACGTCGACTTCATCGCCGCGTCCTACTCGATCACCCCGGAGCGTCAGCAGAAGGTCGACTTCGCCGGCCCGTACCTGCTGGCCCACCAGGACGTGCTGATCCGCGCGGACGACTCCTCCATCAAGTCGGCCGGCGACCTGAACAAGAAGAAGCTGTGTTCGGTGACCGGCTCGACGTCGGCCCAGAACGTCAAGGACAAGCTGGCCCCCAAGGCGCAGCTGCAGCAGTACCCGACGTACTCGGCGTGCCTGACCGGTCTGCAGAGCAAGGCCATCGACGCGCTGACCACGGACGACTCGATCCTCGCCGGTTACGCCGCCCAGGCCCAGTTCAAGGGCAAGTTCAAGCTCGGCGGTCTCAAGATGACCAACGAGAACTACGGCATCGGCGTCAAGAAGGGCAGCGACCTCAAGGCCAAGATCAACAAGGCCCTCGAGTCGATGGTCTCCGACGGTTCGTGGCAGAAGGCCGTGGACAAGAACTTCGGCCCGGCCGGCTACAAGAACGAGCCCGCCCCGAAGATCGGCGACATCAAGAGCTGA